A region from the Halobacillus mangrovi genome encodes:
- a CDS encoding sensor histidine kinase produces MQKFKWSHTFVLLFFIVSSIYLVIIGITQPFIGIDLEKQSDRWVITNIDQDSWAERHGIPLNAELISVEGAAPEDHYSVSMFNELEKADSFTIGASGQEIFYDDIHQSSPQHWTLYVIFPSLFFLSILGISHLVHKRVPKRYSAHQLILFFLAIATGYMSNSGAIRDDLYSLFLNTSLFLMAPVILIHFLYNYFRELDTYWFSKKVPYFLYGLAIVVSSMESYFLSTQNYPEMFDPVPPWLLLGLYIILFYVIYRGLYIFKDTPQGSIFKYVSVGMTVAFFPYTWLYLIPALTIGKKIITLEVGAVFLIALPITFMYLVTRERLIDIDFVMSRVRYYIFLSIVPSIILTAVFAWLVSSPQSMVTYIQVYLLVHLFLIAFLSIKEVLDSRLQRFLFSARYSYQESMHRMSKDMKDQSNAVDLMKVMRSEINNVLNVRDMYIFSKHNKRNMYCVYDQIPDDILMELDEKLTDHSYDIGSIIETNKGFGVIVGFSLQKLTMLWCEGKKDYTNLNRDEKTYLQTISHNANIAIENMNLIEDLVKELRRLKNNQTQKYPTWLSRLLFTIAENQRKQLSIDLHDTVLQEQLYLYRKMDDLIRHRNDLPPTLHAELVMYKESLLDSIHLIRETCNELRPAFIEELGLVQSLNNLIQQYQLRSNFTVYFSEEKFDAELDQEHILAIFRIVQELLTNAMKHSEAKIVKLSLSEEDDQVVLLYSDNGKGMDFSFQRDLFSHIGLSGIEQRVNGLNGHLKIDTAPGEGFKAVITFPVTVKKEAHV; encoded by the coding sequence ATGCAAAAGTTTAAATGGTCTCATACATTCGTATTACTATTTTTTATAGTATCATCGATTTATTTAGTCATTATTGGGATTACTCAGCCCTTCATAGGGATTGATTTAGAAAAGCAGTCAGACCGATGGGTGATTACAAATATCGATCAAGATAGTTGGGCAGAAAGACACGGTATTCCTTTGAATGCAGAATTAATCTCTGTTGAAGGGGCAGCCCCAGAGGACCATTACTCTGTTTCGATGTTCAACGAGCTTGAGAAGGCAGATTCTTTTACTATTGGAGCATCTGGACAGGAAATTTTTTATGATGATATTCACCAGTCCAGTCCTCAGCACTGGACGCTGTACGTCATATTTCCCAGTTTGTTCTTTCTTTCGATTCTTGGTATCTCACACCTGGTTCATAAGAGGGTGCCAAAAAGATACTCTGCCCACCAGTTAATTTTGTTCTTTCTCGCGATCGCTACGGGTTATATGAGCAATAGCGGTGCCATTCGTGACGATCTATACAGCTTATTTTTGAACACGTCGCTTTTTCTGATGGCTCCAGTCATATTAATTCATTTTCTTTACAATTATTTCCGTGAATTGGATACGTATTGGTTTTCTAAAAAGGTTCCATATTTTTTATATGGTCTTGCCATAGTCGTCTCCTCTATGGAAAGCTATTTTTTGAGCACTCAAAATTACCCAGAGATGTTCGATCCTGTACCGCCATGGCTACTATTAGGCCTCTATATTATATTATTTTACGTGATCTATAGAGGGCTTTATATATTCAAAGACACGCCTCAAGGCTCTATTTTTAAATATGTCAGTGTTGGGATGACAGTAGCTTTCTTTCCCTACACATGGCTCTATCTCATTCCTGCCCTTACGATCGGAAAGAAAATCATAACGCTGGAAGTAGGAGCGGTATTTTTAATAGCTCTTCCTATCACATTTATGTATTTAGTTACGAGAGAGCGGTTAATCGATATCGATTTTGTGATGAGCCGGGTTCGCTATTATATTTTCTTATCGATCGTGCCAAGCATTATTCTGACAGCTGTTTTTGCATGGCTTGTATCTTCACCACAATCGATGGTCACTTATATACAAGTCTATCTGCTTGTGCATCTTTTCTTGATCGCTTTTCTTTCTATTAAAGAAGTGCTCGATTCACGGTTGCAGCGATTCTTATTTTCTGCAAGATACAGCTATCAGGAAAGCATGCACCGGATGTCTAAAGATATGAAAGACCAATCAAATGCCGTAGACTTGATGAAGGTCATGAGAAGTGAAATTAATAATGTACTGAACGTACGCGATATGTATATTTTCTCTAAACACAATAAACGGAACATGTACTGTGTGTATGATCAGATCCCTGATGATATTCTCATGGAGCTTGACGAAAAGTTGACAGATCACAGCTATGATATCGGCTCTATTATTGAAACAAACAAAGGGTTTGGTGTCATAGTAGGATTTTCCTTACAGAAACTTACCATGCTTTGGTGTGAAGGGAAGAAAGACTATACAAATTTAAATCGTGATGAGAAAACGTATTTGCAAACCATCTCTCATAATGCCAACATTGCCATAGAGAATATGAATCTCATTGAGGATCTAGTTAAAGAGCTGCGCCGATTGAAAAATAATCAGACTCAAAAGTATCCGACCTGGCTATCGAGGCTGCTGTTTACTATTGCTGAAAATCAGCGTAAACAGCTGTCGATTGATTTGCATGACACTGTTCTTCAAGAACAACTGTACCTTTACAGAAAAATGGATGATTTAATTAGACATAGAAATGACTTGCCTCCCACTTTGCACGCTGAACTTGTTATGTATAAGGAGTCGCTCCTGGACAGTATTCATTTGATTCGAGAGACATGCAATGAACTACGCCCAGCCTTTATTGAGGAATTAGGACTCGTGCAATCGTTGAATAACCTAATTCAGCAATACCAGCTTCGATCCAACTTTACTGTGTATTTTTCTGAGGAAAAGTTTGACGCAGAGCTGGATCAGGAGCATATCCTCGCGATCTTCCGGATTGTCCAGGAATTGCTGACAAATGCCATGAAGCATTCGGAGGCAAAAATAGTTAAACTTTCTCTTTCTGAGGAAGATGACCAAGTCGTATTGCTTTACTCAGATAACGGAAAAGGAATGGACTTTTCATTCCAGCGTGATTTGTTCTCTCATATAGGATTGTCTGGAATCGAGCAGCGTGTGAACGGACTAAATGGACATTTGAAGATTGATACAGCTCCAGGGGAGGGCTTTAAGGCGGTAATTACGTTTCCCGTTACGGTTAAGAAGGAGGCTCACGTATGA
- the sdhB gene encoding succinate dehydrogenase iron-sulfur subunit, producing the protein MSENKTITFIITRQDHPDEPSYEETFEIPYRENMNVISALMEIRRNPVNANGEATTPVYWDMGCLEEVCGACSMVINGTPRQSCTALVDQLEQPIRLAPMKTFPVNRDLAVDRSRMFDSLKKVKAWIPIDGTYDLGPGPRMAESKRQWAYELSKCMTCGVCLEACPNVNSKSDFIGPAPLSQVRLFNSHPTGELNKSERLQTIMDEEGLMGCGNAQNCVQSCPKGIPLTTSIAALNRDTAIESFKSFFGSDQRV; encoded by the coding sequence ATGAGCGAAAACAAGACGATTACGTTTATAATTACACGTCAAGACCACCCGGATGAACCGTCTTATGAAGAAACTTTCGAAATTCCATATCGTGAAAATATGAATGTTATCTCTGCTTTGATGGAAATCCGCCGTAATCCAGTCAACGCTAACGGAGAAGCGACTACTCCGGTTTACTGGGATATGGGTTGTCTTGAAGAAGTGTGTGGAGCCTGTTCAATGGTGATCAACGGAACACCGCGTCAATCGTGTACAGCCCTTGTTGACCAACTGGAACAGCCAATCCGCCTGGCACCTATGAAAACTTTCCCTGTCAATCGTGACCTTGCGGTAGATAGAAGCCGCATGTTCGATTCACTGAAGAAAGTGAAAGCATGGATTCCTATTGATGGAACCTATGATCTTGGACCTGGGCCGCGTATGGCAGAAAGTAAACGCCAGTGGGCTTATGAATTATCAAAATGTATGACTTGCGGAGTTTGTTTGGAAGCTTGTCCAAATGTGAATAGCAAGTCTGATTTCATCGGTCCTGCTCCCCTTTCTCAGGTTCGCCTGTTCAACTCACACCCAACTGGTGAACTGAACAAGAGTGAACGCCTGCAAACGATTATGGATGAAGAAGGCTTGATGGGATGCGGAAACGCCCAGAACTGTGTGCAATCTTGTCCTAAAGGAATACCATTGACAACATCTATCGCGGCACTGAACCGTGATACAGCTATTGAGTCCTTCAAGAGCTTCTTCGGAAGCGACCAGCGAGTGTAA
- the sdhA gene encoding succinate dehydrogenase flavoprotein subunit: protein MTNRNIVVVGGGLAGLMATIKAAEQGVHVDLLSIVPVKRSHSVCAQGGINGAVNTKGEGDSPWEHFDDTVYGGDFLANQPPVKAMCEAAPGIIHLLDRMGVMFNRTPEGLLDFRRFGGTQHHRTAFAGATTGQQLLYALDEQVRRHEVNGLVTKYENWEFLSAIVDDEGVGRGVIGQNLSNHEIKAFPADAVIMATGGPGIIFGKSTNSVINTGSAAGALYQQGVAYANGEFIQIHPTAIPGDDKLRLMSESARGEGGRVWTYKDGEPWYFLEEKYPAYGNLVPRDIATREIFDVCVNQKLGINGENMVYLDLSHKDPKELDVKLGGIIEIYEKFVGDDPRKVPMKIFPAVHYSMGGMHVDFDQMTAIPGIFAAGECDYTQHGANRLGANSLLSSIYGGMVAGPNAVKYTEGLDKISDEMTSTLFEARVKEEQEKFDKIMAMDGDENAYQIHKELGEWMTDNVTVVRENEKLLKTDEKIVELMERYERININDTSRWSNQGAMFTRQLWNMLQLARVITQGAYNRNESRGAHYKPEFPDRNDEDWLKTTVATYDKVNNKPIFRYDDVDTSFIEPRKRDYSKSK, encoded by the coding sequence ATGACTAATCGAAACATCGTTGTTGTCGGTGGCGGTCTTGCCGGCCTTATGGCAACAATCAAAGCAGCAGAACAAGGGGTTCACGTAGATTTGCTCTCCATTGTACCCGTTAAGCGCTCTCACTCTGTCTGCGCTCAAGGAGGTATTAATGGAGCTGTTAATACGAAAGGGGAGGGTGACTCTCCTTGGGAACACTTCGATGATACCGTTTACGGGGGAGACTTCCTAGCGAACCAGCCTCCCGTAAAAGCAATGTGTGAGGCAGCGCCTGGGATCATTCACTTGCTGGACCGTATGGGAGTAATGTTCAACCGTACACCTGAAGGTCTATTGGACTTCCGACGGTTCGGAGGGACGCAGCACCACCGTACTGCCTTCGCAGGGGCTACGACTGGGCAGCAGCTCCTTTATGCATTAGATGAACAAGTACGTCGCCATGAGGTGAACGGACTTGTAACGAAATATGAAAACTGGGAGTTCTTATCTGCCATTGTAGACGACGAGGGTGTTGGTCGTGGTGTCATCGGTCAAAACCTGAGCAACCACGAAATCAAAGCCTTCCCAGCTGATGCCGTCATCATGGCAACGGGCGGACCAGGGATTATTTTTGGTAAGTCTACAAACTCTGTAATCAATACAGGTTCTGCTGCTGGGGCTCTTTACCAGCAAGGCGTCGCCTATGCTAATGGTGAATTTATTCAAATCCACCCAACTGCTATTCCTGGAGACGATAAGCTTCGTCTTATGAGTGAATCTGCCCGAGGTGAAGGTGGACGAGTCTGGACATATAAAGACGGAGAGCCATGGTATTTCCTTGAAGAAAAATACCCTGCTTACGGTAACTTAGTCCCTCGTGATATCGCGACACGTGAGATTTTTGACGTGTGTGTGAATCAAAAGCTAGGAATTAATGGAGAGAATATGGTTTACCTCGACCTTTCTCATAAAGATCCGAAAGAGCTTGATGTAAAACTTGGGGGAATCATCGAAATCTATGAAAAATTCGTAGGCGATGATCCGCGTAAAGTACCAATGAAGATTTTCCCTGCTGTTCACTATTCCATGGGTGGGATGCACGTAGATTTTGATCAAATGACTGCTATTCCTGGCATTTTTGCAGCAGGCGAGTGTGATTATACTCAGCACGGAGCGAACCGCTTAGGTGCCAACTCCTTACTTTCCTCTATTTACGGTGGAATGGTTGCTGGACCAAACGCTGTTAAATACACAGAAGGTTTGGACAAAATTTCTGATGAAATGACATCTACACTATTTGAAGCAAGGGTAAAAGAAGAGCAAGAGAAGTTTGATAAGATCATGGCCATGGACGGCGATGAGAATGCGTATCAAATCCACAAAGAACTTGGAGAGTGGATGACGGATAACGTAACCGTTGTACGGGAAAATGAGAAACTTCTGAAAACGGATGAAAAGATCGTAGAATTAATGGAGCGTTATGAACGCATCAATATCAACGATACGTCCCGTTGGAGCAATCAGGGAGCTATGTTTACTAGACAACTTTGGAACATGCTTCAGCTTGCCCGTGTTATTACTCAAGGAGCTTATAATCGTAATGAAAGCCGTGGCGCACATTACAAGCCTGAGTTCCCTGATCGTAACGACGAAGATTGGTTGAAGACTACGGTTGCAACGTACGATAAAGTAAATAACAAACCAATCTTTAGATACGACGATGTCGATACATCATTCATCGAGCCGCGTAAACGTGACTACTCGAAGAGTAAATAA
- the racE gene encoding glutamate racemase, whose amino-acid sequence MTKPIGVIDSGVGGLTVARELMRQLPQETFIYLGDTLRCPYGPRSEQEVRAFTWQMVNFLLEKNIKMLVVACNTATAYTLNELQEKLSIPVIGVIEPGARAAIKVSQNKRIGVIGTEGTIRSRAYPNALKSIDSSIRVNDLACPPFVPMVEEGMLTGPEAEGVVERTLSPLKKMNHIDTLILGCTHYPLIKDLVQNEMGSHIQVISSGEETAREASLILAYNNLLEKNAEAPVHEFYTTGDMEKFRLVANSWFDEPVRILRPVELHHVQSSAM is encoded by the coding sequence GTGACAAAGCCGATTGGAGTCATTGATTCGGGCGTAGGCGGTTTAACAGTAGCACGGGAACTTATGCGACAGTTGCCACAAGAAACTTTCATCTATTTAGGAGATACCCTCCGCTGTCCATACGGCCCAAGGTCGGAACAAGAGGTCAGGGCTTTTACGTGGCAAATGGTCAATTTTCTTTTGGAAAAAAATATTAAAATGCTTGTGGTAGCCTGCAATACAGCTACAGCTTATACATTGAACGAACTTCAGGAAAAATTATCGATTCCTGTTATCGGAGTTATTGAACCTGGAGCAAGGGCAGCCATTAAGGTGAGTCAGAATAAACGGATTGGCGTCATTGGAACGGAAGGAACCATACGCAGTCGTGCTTATCCGAATGCGTTAAAGTCAATTGACAGTAGTATTCGCGTGAACGACTTGGCTTGTCCACCTTTTGTTCCGATGGTGGAAGAGGGAATGCTGACTGGACCTGAAGCAGAAGGTGTCGTTGAACGCACATTAAGTCCGCTCAAGAAAATGAATCATATTGATACCTTGATCCTAGGTTGTACCCATTATCCGCTTATCAAAGACCTGGTGCAAAATGAAATGGGCAGCCATATCCAAGTCATCAGTTCTGGTGAAGAGACGGCAAGGGAGGCAAGCCTGATTCTAGCTTACAACAATCTGCTTGAGAAGAATGCTGAAGCTCCTGTCCATGAATTTTACACGACGGGAGATATGGAGAAATTTCGCCTGGTAGCCAACAGCTGGTTCGATGAGCCTGTCCGAATACTAAGACCCGTGGAACTTCACCACGTGCAAAGCTCTGCTATGTAA
- a CDS encoding GerMN domain-containing protein, with translation MKTLGVKPILLAVLLLLSTGLLSGCLFEGEQSLEKMDEPDQAATTDQLDETEEPEPGAEGEQSGEAPEGTEGEASTQTVARELYLMDESGMVVPQTLELPASEEVAKQSLEYLVKDGPVTELLPNGFQAVLPAGTEILGLNLQEDGTMVVDVSEDFKNYEAKDEQKILQAMTYTLTQYDNVKRIKLWINGHEQNVMPVNGTPIADGVSRSDGINNHVGDETDVMNSQAVTVYFPSQNGEEVYQVPVTTRVAKGEDLYSAVVQALLNGPELGTSLLQPFNEGAEVVSTKLDSGVLTLSFNEAILTGQDEQKALSDEALSSLVMSLTDLADVESVSVEVEGVEHVMNESGDPLVEPVTRSDIVEAESL, from the coding sequence ATGAAAACGCTCGGTGTTAAACCCATTTTACTTGCGGTTTTATTATTATTAAGTACAGGGCTTCTTTCGGGATGCTTATTTGAAGGGGAGCAATCCTTAGAAAAAATGGATGAACCTGATCAGGCTGCAACAACCGATCAGCTAGATGAAACCGAAGAGCCAGAACCTGGTGCTGAAGGCGAACAATCAGGGGAAGCACCGGAGGGCACAGAAGGTGAAGCATCTACACAAACAGTGGCTCGTGAACTTTACTTGATGGATGAAAGCGGGATGGTTGTGCCGCAAACGCTCGAGCTTCCAGCTTCTGAAGAGGTTGCCAAGCAATCCCTGGAATACTTAGTGAAGGATGGTCCAGTTACCGAACTGCTTCCAAATGGATTCCAAGCTGTCTTACCAGCAGGCACAGAGATTCTTGGGTTAAACCTTCAGGAGGATGGCACAATGGTGGTGGACGTGTCCGAAGACTTTAAGAATTATGAAGCGAAGGATGAACAAAAGATCCTTCAGGCGATGACCTATACACTAACCCAATATGATAATGTGAAAAGGATTAAGCTATGGATCAACGGTCACGAACAAAACGTCATGCCCGTAAACGGAACCCCAATTGCTGATGGGGTTTCCCGTTCAGACGGGATTAACAATCACGTAGGCGATGAAACAGACGTCATGAATAGCCAGGCGGTAACCGTCTACTTTCCTTCTCAAAATGGAGAAGAAGTGTACCAGGTCCCTGTAACGACACGAGTGGCAAAAGGAGAAGATCTTTATTCTGCAGTTGTCCAAGCGCTCTTGAATGGACCTGAACTCGGGACTTCCTTATTGCAGCCTTTCAATGAAGGTGCCGAGGTAGTCAGCACTAAATTAGATTCAGGCGTCCTAACCTTGTCGTTCAATGAAGCGATCTTAACGGGGCAGGACGAGCAAAAAGCATTATCTGACGAAGCTTTATCCAGCCTCGTTATGAGTCTGACAGATCTAGCTGATGTGGAATCTGTTTCCGTAGAAGTTGAAGGAGTCGAACATGTCATGAATGAATCTGGTGATCCGCTTGTTGAGCCAGTGACTCGTTCGGATATTGTTGAAGCAGAAAGT
- a CDS encoding succinate dehydrogenase cytochrome b558 subunit yields the protein MAGTRGYVNRRLHSLLGVLPIGIFLIQHLTVNFFATRGPEAFNDAAHFMESLPYRYVLEIFIIFLPLLFHSIYGVYIAFTAKSNLSNFGYFRNWMFMLQRVTGIITLIFIAWHVWETRIAIGFGWAELNYQLMESILTEPFFFWFYIVGVVSTTFHFSNGLWSFFVSWGITVSPRSQLIMTYASIIIFVAISYIGVRTLIQFAYGI from the coding sequence ATGGCGGGAACACGCGGATACGTTAATCGAAGACTACATTCATTACTAGGAGTCCTTCCAATTGGGATCTTTTTGATCCAGCACTTGACTGTGAACTTTTTTGCAACACGTGGTCCAGAAGCATTCAACGATGCAGCTCACTTTATGGAGAGCTTGCCATATCGTTATGTTCTGGAGATTTTTATTATCTTTTTACCACTTTTATTTCACTCCATTTACGGTGTTTATATTGCATTCACAGCAAAAAGCAACTTATCTAATTTCGGATATTTTAGAAATTGGATGTTCATGCTTCAGCGTGTCACTGGAATCATTACATTGATTTTCATCGCTTGGCACGTTTGGGAAACCCGTATTGCCATCGGGTTTGGCTGGGCTGAATTGAATTATCAGCTGATGGAAAGTATCCTGACGGAGCCATTTTTCTTCTGGTTCTACATAGTAGGGGTTGTATCTACTACTTTCCACTTCTCAAACGGTTTATGGTCTTTCTTTGTAAGCTGGGGGATTACAGTTTCTCCGCGCTCACAATTGATCATGACGTATGCGAGTATTATTATTTTCGTTGCTATTTCTTACATTGGTGTACGTACATTGATTCAGTTCGCGTACGGCATATAA
- a CDS encoding helix-turn-helix domain-containing protein, with the protein MLRTTRRGTLVKEDGYRPTQILTKREREVFELLVQDKTTKEIAKELFISEKTVRNHISNAMQKLGVKGRSQAVVELLRMGELEL; encoded by the coding sequence ATGCTCAGGACAACAAGGAGGGGTACGCTTGTGAAGGAGGACGGCTATCGGCCAACACAAATTCTTACCAAGCGGGAGCGAGAAGTTTTCGAGCTTCTGGTGCAAGACAAAACGACAAAAGAGATCGCAAAAGAGCTTTTCATTTCAGAGAAGACTGTGCGGAATCACATCTCAAATGCAATGCAAAAGCTGGGAGTAAAAGGACGTTCACAGGCAGTTGTAGAACTGCTACGTATGGGTGAATTGGAATTATAA
- a CDS encoding MarR family winged helix-turn-helix transcriptional regulator, with protein sequence MIADVEKELRYISGIIKQRGRVILNNYPITAPQFVALQWLMDKGDMTIGELSNYIHLACSTTTDLVDRMEKNELVERVRDPKDRRVVRIHVLEKGEQIIHEVIEKRQDYLEEVLKDVPVDDVNTLNQLLHVLHEKMREADKEKIN encoded by the coding sequence ATGATCGCAGATGTAGAAAAAGAGTTACGATACATATCTGGCATCATTAAACAAAGAGGACGAGTAATCTTAAATAATTATCCCATTACGGCGCCGCAATTTGTCGCTTTACAGTGGTTAATGGATAAAGGAGACATGACGATAGGCGAACTATCCAATTACATTCACCTTGCCTGCAGCACGACGACGGACCTCGTCGACCGCATGGAAAAGAATGAATTGGTGGAAAGAGTCAGAGATCCCAAAGACCGTCGAGTCGTACGGATCCATGTATTGGAAAAAGGTGAACAGATCATACATGAAGTGATTGAAAAACGCCAAGATTATTTAGAAGAAGTCTTAAAGGACGTTCCAGTAGATGACGTAAACACGTTGAACCAGTTGCTGCATGTCCTTCATGAAAAAATGCGTGAGGCGGATAAAGAAAAAATCAACTAA
- a CDS encoding response regulator transcription factor, translated as MTKILIVDDHPAVGAGTKSMLEQEADMKVDVIERSDQVETHLEENEYDILLLDLYMPGLNGIELAKNLRKTHPDLILLIYTGFDLSTHFNMLVEADINGFVSKTATSEELLTVIRCALRDEVVIPLHLFKQLRRAEASVSQQNETEEGTSLSLNEKEQSILKEVASGFTNREIAQTLHMSQRSVEYTLTGIFNKLNVRSRTEALFKAQELGLVSKS; from the coding sequence ATGACGAAAATATTAATTGTTGATGACCACCCAGCCGTCGGAGCTGGCACAAAATCGATGCTGGAACAAGAGGCAGATATGAAAGTCGATGTCATCGAACGAAGTGATCAAGTAGAAACTCATTTAGAAGAAAATGAGTATGATATTCTTTTACTGGATTTGTATATGCCTGGACTGAATGGAATCGAGCTTGCCAAGAATCTCAGGAAAACTCACCCAGACCTCATTCTGCTCATCTACACCGGTTTTGACTTGAGTACCCATTTCAATATGCTTGTCGAGGCGGATATCAATGGATTTGTCAGTAAAACAGCAACGAGTGAAGAACTGCTTACCGTTATTCGATGCGCCCTTCGTGACGAAGTCGTTATTCCGCTCCATTTGTTTAAACAGCTGAGAAGGGCAGAAGCGAGTGTCAGTCAGCAAAATGAAACAGAAGAAGGCACAAGTTTGTCGCTTAACGAAAAAGAACAATCGATCCTTAAGGAAGTCGCTTCCGGCTTCACGAACCGTGAAATTGCCCAGACCCTTCACATGTCTCAAAGAAGTGTGGAATACACACTTACTGGGATTTTTAATAAACTAAATGTAAGGTCGAGGACAGAGGCATTATTTAAAGCACAGGAACTCGGGCTTGTGTCTAAATCTTAA